One stretch of Armigeres subalbatus isolate Guangzhou_Male chromosome 2, GZ_Asu_2, whole genome shotgun sequence DNA includes these proteins:
- the LOC134215793 gene encoding uncharacterized protein LOC134215793 produces the protein MAKLVIALVLSVLIVVVAARPDHGKQHKPQAHHQPQPHQAQVHHQAQGHKQAQHQPQAHHGVSNHGSSHGPQHNNQKKHH, from the exons ATGGCAAAGTTGGTT ATCGCCCTTGTTCTCTCCGTTTTGATCGTTGTTGTGGCTGCCAGGCCCGATCATGGAAAGCAACATAAGCCGCAGGCTCACCACCAACCTCAGCCGCATCAAGCGCAAGTGCACCACCAGGCGCAAGGCCATAAGCAGGCTCAACACCAACCACAGGCTCATCACGGTGTCAGCAACCACGGTTCCAGTCATGGACCGCAGCATAATAATCAGAAGAAGCATCACTGA
- the LOC134211536 gene encoding uncharacterized protein LOC134211536 isoform X4, with protein sequence MVKEEVTEVALIKEAVVASDQEEAVDTEVASIKEVASDKEATDSKDLAEAAAKEVASEVVREVVMEVASEVAVMDSKDSVGAAAMVKVDSAVDKEVVMGVVSDKVDMVNMDTRSMDIKYGK encoded by the exons ATGGTGAAG GAGGAGGTCACGGAGGTGGCTTTAATCAAGGAGGCGGTGGTGGCTTCGGACCAGGAGGAGGCGGTGGACACGGAGGTGGCTTCGATCAAGGAGGTGGCTTCGGACAAGGAGGCCACGGACAGCAAGGATTTGGCGGAGGCGGCAGCCAAGGAGGTGGCTTCGGAGGTGGTCAGGGAGGTGGTCATGGAGGTGGCTTCGGAAGTGGCGGTCATGGACAGCAAGGATTCGGTGGGGGCGGCAGCCATGGTCAAGGTGGATTCGGCGGTGGACAAGGAGGTGGTCATGGGGGTGGTTTCGGACAAGGTGGACAT GGTCAACATGGATACAAGAAGCATGGATATTAAGTATGGAAAATAA
- the LOC134211536 gene encoding holotricin-3-like isoform X1: protein MNKFLVLAVFAVLTVSLAHAGGYGSGGQGSSGKNTYTKHGEGGGHGGGFNQGGGGGFGPGGGGGHGGGFDQGGGFGQGGHGQQGFGGGGSQGGGFGGGQGGGHGGGFGSGGHGQQGFGGGGSHGQGGFGGGQGGGHGGGFGQGGHGQHGYKKHGY from the exons GTTTTGGCGGTCTTCGCAGTATTAACGGTTTCTCTGGCGCACGCCGGAGGATACGGATCCGGAGGTCAAGGTAGTTCTGGTAAAAATACTTACACAAAACATGGTGAAG GAGGAGGTCACGGAGGTGGCTTTAATCAAGGAGGCGGTGGTGGCTTCGGACCAGGAGGAGGCGGTGGACACGGAGGTGGCTTCGATCAAGGAGGTGGCTTCGGACAAGGAGGCCACGGACAGCAAGGATTTGGCGGAGGCGGCAGCCAAGGAGGTGGCTTCGGAGGTGGTCAGGGAGGTGGTCATGGAGGTGGCTTCGGAAGTGGCGGTCATGGACAGCAAGGATTCGGTGGGGGCGGCAGCCATGGTCAAGGTGGATTCGGCGGTGGACAAGGAGGTGGTCATGGGGGTGGTTTCGGACAAGGTGGACAT GGTCAACATGGATACAAGAAGCATGGATATTAA
- the LOC134211536 gene encoding uncharacterized protein LOC134211536 isoform X3, whose amino-acid sequence MNKFLVLAVFAVLTVSLAHAGGYGSGGQGGGHGGGFNQGGGGGFGPGGGGGHGGGFDQGGGFGQGGHGQQGFGGGGSQGGGFGGGQGGGHGGGFGSGGHGQQGFGGGGSHGQGGFGGGQGGGHGGGFGQGGHGQHGYKKHGY is encoded by the exons GTTTTGGCGGTCTTCGCAGTATTAACGGTTTCTCTGGCGCACGCCGGAGGATACGGATCCGGAGGTCAAG GAGGAGGTCACGGAGGTGGCTTTAATCAAGGAGGCGGTGGTGGCTTCGGACCAGGAGGAGGCGGTGGACACGGAGGTGGCTTCGATCAAGGAGGTGGCTTCGGACAAGGAGGCCACGGACAGCAAGGATTTGGCGGAGGCGGCAGCCAAGGAGGTGGCTTCGGAGGTGGTCAGGGAGGTGGTCATGGAGGTGGCTTCGGAAGTGGCGGTCATGGACAGCAAGGATTCGGTGGGGGCGGCAGCCATGGTCAAGGTGGATTCGGCGGTGGACAAGGAGGTGGTCATGGGGGTGGTTTCGGACAAGGTGGACAT GGTCAACATGGATACAAGAAGCATGGATATTAA
- the LOC134211536 gene encoding uncharacterized protein LOC134211536 isoform X2 → MNKFLVLAVFAVLTVSLAHAGGYGSGGQGSSGGGHGGGFNQGGGGGFGPGGGGGHGGGFDQGGGFGQGGHGQQGFGGGGSQGGGFGGGQGGGHGGGFGSGGHGQQGFGGGGSHGQGGFGGGQGGGHGGGFGQGGHGQHGYKKHGY, encoded by the exons GTTTTGGCGGTCTTCGCAGTATTAACGGTTTCTCTGGCGCACGCCGGAGGATACGGATCCGGAGGTCAAGGTAGTTCTG GAGGAGGTCACGGAGGTGGCTTTAATCAAGGAGGCGGTGGTGGCTTCGGACCAGGAGGAGGCGGTGGACACGGAGGTGGCTTCGATCAAGGAGGTGGCTTCGGACAAGGAGGCCACGGACAGCAAGGATTTGGCGGAGGCGGCAGCCAAGGAGGTGGCTTCGGAGGTGGTCAGGGAGGTGGTCATGGAGGTGGCTTCGGAAGTGGCGGTCATGGACAGCAAGGATTCGGTGGGGGCGGCAGCCATGGTCAAGGTGGATTCGGCGGTGGACAAGGAGGTGGTCATGGGGGTGGTTTCGGACAAGGTGGACAT GGTCAACATGGATACAAGAAGCATGGATATTAA